Proteins from a single region of Neodiprion virginianus isolate iyNeoVirg1 chromosome 4, iyNeoVirg1.1, whole genome shotgun sequence:
- the LOC124303519 gene encoding uncharacterized protein LOC124303519, whose protein sequence is MVQELNVLQCYSCKMFQVHIVKKAKKWQCKICNEMQSIQHVYYQGSGQDCRLQVQHLNLMKNTENRTKFDMSDVSSETEVKEKLMTERPTPHSKWTKYLVETAEKPCETDLTNDNETLIGNDLDDEEQVVSFLFANNKMKTSISTRSQDRNTNFSILRNRTENNENEELLEVSIALSANTYIRNETNGNIELTDHFKPVSLIEQSASGSQNYFGLNETSNIPQTHAKRKFCPENGIHDEYESRNENKIGLNFCLPQPADMTFKRLKMADDVPFQKGNLRNVVEPPSSKCKEIFEKSVKNNSIIKKDKPLLKERNCSLNANQPQVPKYGIKKKSFFETNSDDFDDILDF, encoded by the exons ATGGTACAGGAACTAAACGTTCTGCAATGTTATTCCTGCAAAATGTTTCAG gttcatatcgtcaAAAAAGCGAAGAAATGGCAATGCAAGATATGCAACGAGATGCAATCTATACAACAT gTTTATTATCAAGGTTCTGGTCAAGACTGTCGTCTTCAAGTTCAACACttaaatttgatgaaaaatactgaaaatcgGACAAAGTTTGACATGTCGGATGTATCAAGTGAAACGGAAGTTAAGGAAAAACTTATGACAGAAAGACCTACCCCACATAGTAAATGGACTAAATATCTTGTAGAAACTGCAGAAAAACCTTGTGAAACAGATTTAACTAATGATAACGAAACATTAATTGGTAACGATTTAGATGATGAAGAACAAGTAGTATCGTTCCTTTTTGctaacaataaaatgaaaacttcaATTTCGACAAGGTCACAAGACCGAAACACAAACTTTTCCATTTTAAGAAATAGAActgaaaataacgaaaacgaagaattGCTGGAAGTCAGTATCGCGTTGAGCGCTAATACTTATATACGGAATGAGACTAATGGCAACATAGAATTAACGGATCATTTCAAACCGGTATCATTAATAGAGCAAAGCGCTAGTGGCAGTCAAAATTATTTTGGTCTGAATGAAACCAGTAATATACCGCAAACCCATGCAAAAAGAAAGTTTTGTCCTGAAAATGGCATACATGATGAATATGAGTCTAGGAATGAAAACAAGATTgggttgaatttttgtttaccTCAACCTGCAGATATGACTTTTAAGCGGTTGAAAATGGCAGATGATGTTCCATTTCAAAAAGGAAATCTTCGCAATGTAGTGGAACCACCCAGCTCTAAGTGcaaggaaatttttgaaaaatcagttAAAAATAACtcaattattaaaaaagaTAAACCActgttgaaagaaagaaactgcAGTCTTAATGCAAACCAGCCACAAGTTCCTAAATAcgggattaaaaaaaaatcattctttgAGACAAATTCTGATGACTTTGACGATATTCTTGATTTTTAG